One window of the Granulicella arctica genome contains the following:
- a CDS encoding lipocalin-like domain-containing protein, whose protein sequence is MSTDSVLAARKPFVGVWTLESFTETTGSSEEVSPLGNAPLGFLIYTAEGFVSAQLMRRDREAVGSDPWAGEKSDEGADLTTGYIAYCGRYEVDESNSEVLHIPIVALLPNLVDREQHRSFKFEGRTLTLVIMQATSTGVMIKSRLVWNRPPQNASGSDSLPYV, encoded by the coding sequence ATGTCGACGGACAGTGTACTAGCCGCACGAAAACCTTTCGTGGGTGTTTGGACCTTAGAAAGCTTTACTGAGACAACGGGTTCATCGGAAGAGGTAAGTCCCCTGGGGAACGCGCCTTTGGGATTTCTGATCTACACAGCGGAAGGCTTTGTCTCCGCTCAGCTCATGAGGCGAGATAGAGAAGCAGTTGGATCTGATCCATGGGCTGGTGAAAAATCAGATGAGGGCGCAGACCTCACCACAGGCTACATCGCATACTGCGGGCGGTACGAAGTGGACGAGAGCAATTCAGAGGTCCTTCACATCCCCATAGTCGCCCTCCTTCCGAACCTAGTCGATCGGGAACAGCACCGAAGTTTCAAGTTCGAAGGCCGTACGCTTACGCTTGTGATCATGCAAGCAACCTCTACCGGCGTAATGATTAAATCGAGGCTTGTTTGGAACCGCCCTCCGCAGAATGCTAGCGGGTCCGATAGCCTGCCTTATGTATAG